The DNA region GAGGGCGCTGCCTTTCGCCCGGAGCGCTGGTACCGACGCACCGATCGGATAGGGAGATATTGGCTGCGAAGCGGGCGCTAGTCGCCTGAGCCAAATGATCTTTCCCCTGGCCGGCCGGCCCATGGAACGGCCTCCAACAAAGCGGTTGTCACGCAATTGAAGCAACCAAACCCAGGGTCCCGTTTGCTTCGTGTCTGGAGTGACGCGGAGCTCCAGCCAGTCACCTACGGCGGGTGGATCTCCGTCGTTCATCATATCTTGCAGAGTCGGCAGAGTGGAAACGACGCGCAGAAACCCGAGCCCTTCTTCAGATGACGAATGGTGGCTATCACGATCGAAAAATTCGGAAGCTACGGCATCCAGCTGGACGGCGATCCGGCCTCCGCCCATCTCTTCGATGCTGTCCACGTGCCCATAGAAGGTCTGCGGGTCTTCTAGAAAAAAGAAGAAATGAAAGATCGCCTCCCAAAGCTGAAAACTAGCCGTCTACGGCACATTGCTGGCTTCAAGGATATTAGCGGCTAACGCACCGCTTTAAATAGTCCTAAATTGGCATCGGACGATCGGGCTCTTGAGACGAAAGACGTGATCGATCTGGTCGCGGTCCAACTTTGGCGCCGACTGAAATCATGGCGATCACATGTCGATGGGGACTATCCATCCAGGAGTTCTGAAGGCGCGCGATATCCGGCCCCTTTGCAATGGGAGTTTGCCCGGTAATTCCATCGGGACGACCTGGGGCAAATGCCATCAGACGGGTTCGCAATGCGCGATCTTCAATAAAAGACCCCACGGTTAGCAACGTAGGAACTGAATCTGCAGCGTCTGATTGGATGACCTCTGTCACGGTCCACATGCATCACAGACGGCGGTGAGGCGACCGACCAATCTCCGAAATACGGCTGACACCCGACGTGAGGACGGCCGCAGCGTTGGTCGCCCCGGACCAGAAGCCTACCAAAATACAGAGTCCGCACCGCTACCGGAGGCGTCCACCAGAAGCAAAAGTATGGCGCGTTTTACAGCGGCCAACTTCCGAATCCTTTTGTCTGGCGCTCTTTTGGGCGTAACCGTCTTTCGGCTCGATAACTTCCGAGAGCAAGTCAGCCGTGATCCGGAGGCTGCTGCATATTTCGGCAAGCTTTTGATTGGAGAGCACCGCAGGTCGATGCGATAGTTTCAAGACAAACTCGAACACGCGATCCGAATTGCGCATGAGCTGCAGCAGGTGCTCACCGCTCGGCCCGTTTGATCCCGAAAGCCAATTCTTGGCTGTCCTTTCATTGGCTCCCGTCCACCGCATCAAGGTCTTATGCGCTTGATGACTGCTTCCAAGCTCTGACTTGAGGATATCCGCGATCACGGTCGCGTAGGTCGAAAATGTAACGCCTTCATCTCCCGGAAATTTCTTGCCCGTTTTTGGAAACATGTTTCCCCCCGAGCTACGTTATAGTTTGGCTCACCGCATCATGCATTCTTGACGTTAGTGGGGCAGCAATGTTGCCGGTGGCCTCCGATAAAAAATTTGAGATGCCGTCAAATCACGGCCTGACGTCAGCCGCAGAGTATGTGCGGATGTCGACAGATCATCAACAATACTCAACAGCGAACCAGTCCCAAGCAATCCGCGAATATGCAGCGCGTCATGGGTTCCGGATTGACAAGACTTATGAAGACAGCGGCAAAAGTGGTCTCAATTTGGATAGTCGCGACGCGCTCAAACAGCTCATCGAAGACGTGCAAACTGCTGCAGCGAAGTTTTCGACCATTCTAGTCTACGACGTCAGCCGATGGGGGCGGTTTCAAGATGCCGATGAGAGCGCCTATTACGAATATGTCTGCAAGCGGGCGGGCATATCGGTTCGTTACTGCGCTGAACAATTCGAGAATGACGGCAGCCCGGTCTCGACTATCGTCAAGGGCGTCAAGCGTGCGATGGCGGGCGAATATAGTCGCGAACTGTCGGTCAAGGTCTTCGCGGGGCAGCGCCGCCTGATCGAACTAGGATACCGGCAGGGCGGCCCCGCCGGCTATGGATTGCGACGGCAGTTAATCGATCAAAGTGGCCTCGCCAAAGCCGAACTTGTGCGAGGCGAATACAAGAGCATTCAAACCGACCGGATTGTGTTGATCCCGGGTCCGGAGGAAGAGATCGAAACTATCCGTTTCGTCTACGATGCCTTCGTTAGGCAAGGCAAGAACGAAACGGAGATCGCCGAAAACCTCAATTGCAAGGGCATCTCCACCGATCTTAATCGCTCATGGACACGGGCGGCCGTCCACCAGATTCTGATCAACGAGAAGTACATCGGAAACAATGTCTGGAATAGATGCTCGTGCAAGCTCAAAGGACGTCGAATCTACAATCCTCCCGAACGTTGGATAAGGCACGATCAGGCATTTGAACCAATTGTTGGAGAAGAAACCTTCAGGGCAGCCCAGGTGATTATCTCCGAACGTTGTAAGCGATACTCCGATGAAGAGCTACTGGACGTCTTGCGTGGCCTGTTGGAGCAGCACGGTTTCCTTTCGGGAATGATCATCGATGAGTTGGAATTCGGCCCCTCAAGCAGCGCATACCGTATTCGTTTCGGCAGCCTAATCCGCGCCTATGAGCTGATCGGATTCACGCCCGATCGGGACTATCGTTACATCGAGATCAATCGCGCGCTGCGCCGAATGTATCCGGACCTGATCACAGCAACGATCCACGGTATCGAGGAAATCGGCGGCTCGGTTTGTCAGAACCCGGAGACAGATCTCTTAACGGTAAACGATGAATTCACAACGTCGCTCTGCGTGGTTCGGTCGCAGGAGACGACGGCTGGTTCTCATCGTTGGAAGGTCCGTTTCGACGCAGGCTTGCGTCCCGATATTACGGTCGCAATCCGCATGAACCAGATGAACAGCGCCATCCTAGACTATTATCTGCTTCCGCGCTTTGAGATGACGGCCGACCGCGTTGCTCTTGCCGAAGACAATGGGGTTGCGCTCGATGCCTACCGTTTCGACACGCTCGATATGCTGTTTGAGCTTGCCGCACGCTCCCAATTGATGGAGGTCAGTCATGGGCTCGGGTCAATCCATTGAGATTATTCCGATTGGCGCCATCGATGTTGTTAACCCGCGGGCGCGAAACCGCCGCATCTTCAAAGAGATTGTTACCAGCGTCGCCGAGCTCGGACTGAAGCGGCCGATCACAGTGAAGCACAAGTTGGGTAACGGCGAGCCGCGCTATGAGCTTGTCTGCGGTCAGGGACGACTTGCGGCTTACCAGGCGCTCGGGCAGCGCGAGATACCTGCTGTGATCGTCGACGCTACCAACGAAGACAGCGCGATCATGAGCCTGGTCGAGAATTGTGCTCGCCGCCAACATCGCTCGATCGACCTTTTGCATGATATCGAAGGTCTGCGCCAGCGGGGTTATGAGTTCGACGACATTGCCCGCAAGACGGGCCTCACGGTCGAGTACGTCAAGGGTGTGAACAGCCTGCTTGAAGGCGGCGAGCACCGGCTCTTGCGCGCAGTCGAAGCAGGGCAAATGCCGGTTAGCGTCGCCGTCGTAATAGCGCAGGCGCAAGACAGTGACGTCCAGGACGTCTTACAACAAGCTTATGAAGAGAAATTACTGCGCGGTCAGCGCCTATTGGCCGCCAAGAAGCTGATCGAGCAGCGGCGCCGCCGCGGCAAGGGATACAGAGCCGGTCCACGCCGTCCCGACGGCACCCCGCTCAGCTCCAATGCCCTGCTGCGCACCTATCGGCAGGACGTCGATCGCAAACGAATCCTGATCCGGAAGTCAAACAGCACCAAAGCACGGCTGGTTTTCATCTTGGAAGCCTTACGAAAACTCCTGACTGAACCGGACTTTCTGGAGCTCCTGCAGACCGAGAAGCTTGATACTTTGCCGAAGAATCTCGCGCTTCGTCTGGATGACCAAGGGTAACCTATGGCACGCCGGCCGCACATCTCGGTTCGCATGGGTTTCGAAGAACGGACCCTTTTAGTCCGGCTCGCGGACATCCAGCCGTTAAAGCTCGTAACAGAAGAAGTGAAGCGCTCGGCAAAATATTGCCAGATCGCGGCCTCCATCTCGGAGATCGGGCTTGTCGAGCCTCCGGCAGTGGCGCGCAGCCGCGAGAATAACGGCAAATTCCTGCTGCTCGACGGCCATCTGCGGCTTGAGGTGTTACGGGATCGCGGGTTTTCAGAGATTGAATGCCTGGTGTCGACCGAGGACGAAGCCTTCACCTACAACAAGCGCGTCAACCGGATTGCGATCATCCAGGAGCACCGGATGATCCTGAAAGCGATCGAAAACGGCGTTTCCGAGGCGCGTATCGCTAAAGCGCTCAATGTCGACGTCGCCAGTATCCGCCGGCGCCGCAAACTCTTGGATGGCATCTGCACTGAGGCGGTCGAGCTTCTAAAGGAGAAGCACCTGACGCTCCATTCGTTTTCGGAACTGCGCAAGCTCGCTCCGATCCGCCAGATCGAGGCGGCCGAATTGATGATCGCGATGAACAATTTTTCCAACAGCTATGTGCGCTCACTAGTGGCCGCGACGCCCCGGAACCAGTTGGCGGCCGGCTACACGCCGCGCCAGCCGAAGGGTTTGTCGGACGAGCAGCTCGCACTGATGGAGCGGGAATCTGCATCATTGGCCCGCGAATTTAAGGTTGCAGAGCAGACCTATGGCGCCGATCACCTGGATCTTGTGCTGGCTGTCGGCTTCGTGTCCAAGCTTTTGCGCAACGGGCGCGTGGTTGGCTACCTCGCAAAGCACTTCCAGGAGCTGCTGTTCGAATTCCAACGGATCACCGAATCCGAAGCAGATGCAGCCTGACCAAGGCTTCCTCGCGTTTCGGTCGGTACGACGCTTAGCTCGCTGGCAGCAAAACGGGGAGTGGGCCATCACACGTGAGCGCAACCGTGGCTTCTCACCGTGGCTTTCTAGCTAATCACCAAAGAACGTAGCGATATCAACATAATGCGGAGGATGGACGTTCCGTCATTCGTCATTCGGTGTGACGTCGATCATCTCGCCGGCAGACTGCTGGCGCGGCAGCGCCGGGTTCATGACGATGACCAAGCCGGGCCTCTGCGGCTCATCCGATAAATCGATCATCCAGCCCGCCCTCGCGCGGCCACCGCCGATGCCACCAAGCCCATTCGGCTCGGCCAGCTGCTCAAGGGCATTCGCCGCACTCACCCGGGCCATGTCGTTTCCGCTTTTGCCGCGGACGTCAGCCATCGCGAGAATATTCCTTGCTCTCTCGCATCACCTGCAAACCGTGATTCCAATATGCCCTGACGTGAGGTTTCTTGCGCGCTTCCCTGAGGCTGTGCGGCTTCATTCCAGCCTCAGTGGGTGCGTCGCATCTACGTGAGCCTTCCAGCATGAGGTCGAGTGCGGTCTTGAGCTTGCCGGAGACGGTGAGCCTGCCGGATCGATCCTTGGCGGCGATGGCTTGGCGGGTAGGCTCGTCGGTCATGACTGGTCCTCGGTGATCAGCGACGCACAAGGCGGAACGTAGCCGAAGGCGGAGTTCGGACGGTGCGGAGCGGGTGGATAGAGGGATGCGCGCGAGGGGCGCAACAGTTTCGCCTCCCCTATAGGGGACTGTTTCACTGTTTCGGGCTGCTGTTCTGACGTCGTTTCTGAGTGTTTCACCCCTGTTTTCAGGCTATTTAGCTCTGTTGCGGTATCGACTGTTTTTCGACTGTTTCGGACCGCCGCTGAAACAGTGGATAACTCGTTCATCGGAGCACCCATTGCAGGTCGTCTTCGCAGGCGATCCGGTTGGCCTCAACGAGCTCGCGGCGGAAGGTGTTCATGAGGGTGCGGGCGCTGTTGGCCTTGCCCTTCAGGTCGATCAGACCGCGGGCATTGCATTCGGCAGCCCAATGGTCGCGATGCGCGGCCCGGCGGTTGCCTGGAAGCATAGTGACCTTGTCACCGGCCAGCACGTTCAAAAGCGCCTCCAGCGCCTTCTGTGCGCGCGGGGCGAGCTTGCCCGGCCGGCGCGCATCGGTCAGCTCATGTTCCCAGCGATCGTTCACCAGCGCGATCTTGACGTCCTGGAAGTCAAACCGGGTCGTCGGTATTCGTTCGCGCGCCTTCCGAAACTGCAGCGTAAATGACACGTCGGTGTCGTCGCGCTTGGCGGTCTCGAGGTGGATAACGGTG from Bradyrhizobium sp. B124 includes:
- a CDS encoding ParB/RepB/Spo0J family partition protein; protein product: MGSGQSIEIIPIGAIDVVNPRARNRRIFKEIVTSVAELGLKRPITVKHKLGNGEPRYELVCGQGRLAAYQALGQREIPAVIVDATNEDSAIMSLVENCARRQHRSIDLLHDIEGLRQRGYEFDDIARKTGLTVEYVKGVNSLLEGGEHRLLRAVEAGQMPVSVAVVIAQAQDSDVQDVLQQAYEEKLLRGQRLLAAKKLIEQRRRRGKGYRAGPRRPDGTPLSSNALLRTYRQDVDRKRILIRKSNSTKARLVFILEALRKLLTEPDFLELLQTEKLDTLPKNLALRLDDQG
- a CDS encoding plasmid partitioning protein RepB C-terminal domain-containing protein; translated protein: MARRPHISVRMGFEERTLLVRLADIQPLKLVTEEVKRSAKYCQIAASISEIGLVEPPAVARSRENNGKFLLLDGHLRLEVLRDRGFSEIECLVSTEDEAFTYNKRVNRIAIIQEHRMILKAIENGVSEARIAKALNVDVASIRRRRKLLDGICTEAVELLKEKHLTLHSFSELRKLAPIRQIEAAELMIAMNNFSNSYVRSLVAATPRNQLAAGYTPRQPKGLSDEQLALMERESASLAREFKVAEQTYGADHLDLVLAVGFVSKLLRNGRVVGYLAKHFQELLFEFQRITESEADAA
- a CDS encoding recombinase family protein — translated: MLPVASDKKFEMPSNHGLTSAAEYVRMSTDHQQYSTANQSQAIREYAARHGFRIDKTYEDSGKSGLNLDSRDALKQLIEDVQTAAAKFSTILVYDVSRWGRFQDADESAYYEYVCKRAGISVRYCAEQFENDGSPVSTIVKGVKRAMAGEYSRELSVKVFAGQRRLIELGYRQGGPAGYGLRRQLIDQSGLAKAELVRGEYKSIQTDRIVLIPGPEEEIETIRFVYDAFVRQGKNETEIAENLNCKGISTDLNRSWTRAAVHQILINEKYIGNNVWNRCSCKLKGRRIYNPPERWIRHDQAFEPIVGEETFRAAQVIISERCKRYSDEELLDVLRGLLEQHGFLSGMIIDELEFGPSSSAYRIRFGSLIRAYELIGFTPDRDYRYIEINRALRRMYPDLITATIHGIEEIGGSVCQNPETDLLTVNDEFTTSLCVVRSQETTAGSHRWKVRFDAGLRPDITVAIRMNQMNSAILDYYLLPRFEMTADRVALAEDNGVALDAYRFDTLDMLFELAARSQLMEVSHGLGSIH